The Musa acuminata AAA Group cultivar baxijiao unplaced genomic scaffold, Cavendish_Baxijiao_AAA HiC_scaffold_666, whole genome shotgun sequence DNA window atgatatatctattataagtaatatcaagccattattatattatatcaagccattattatattataaatatattataaaaaattataataaatattatttatttataatatttatttataagtaataagtaatatcaactataattctatatgattagatagaaaatgactagatagaaactatatattctatattctaaaactatatattctatattctaaaatataataaataaaatataataaaatataaaataaaaattatccgaAACCTCTGTCTCTTATTACAAGGAGAACTTATGTCACCAAAGAAAACACCTGATTACGACGAATTAAATACTTGTTCGCTACAAATAAAATAACTGAATCTAGTGCTATACTTTACATTTTTGAACTTGGATTCAAGGGAAAGAAACCGTGGAGCTGAAATAACTCACCCAGAACACCTTTTAAAAGATTACGTGGTACTATTGGGTCGAATAAACCTTTATGGAATAAATACTCAGACACTTGTGAACCTTCAGgtattaccttttttaatgtttgttcaATTACTCTTTTACCCGCAAATGCAATGTAGGCGTTAGGTTCAGCAATAATGATATCCCCCAACATACCAAAACTGGCTGTTACTCCACCAGTTGTAGGAGATGTAAGAATTGATACATAGAATAACTTTTTATCTGATTGATAATTAGATGAAGCAGAAGATATTTTAGCCATTTGCATCAAGCTCAAACTTCCTTCTTGCATGCGTGCTCCTCCAGAAGCACACACAATAATGACAGGTAGAGATCGATTAGTAGCATACTCGATCAAACGAGTAATTTTCTCGCCTACTACGGATCCCATACTACCTCCCATAAACTGAAAATCCATAACGCCAATTGCTACGGGAATACCATTTATTTGACCTATGCCTGTTTGAATAGCATCAGCTAAACCTGTCCTTCTTTGATAAGAATCGATACGATCTCCATAAGGTTCCTCTTTTGAACGAAAATCAATGGGGTCTATAGATATCATATCTTTATCCAGAGGATCCCAAGTTCCGGGATCAATCGAAAGTTCAATTCTATCTGAACTactcattttcaaatgatatccacactgttcacaaatattcatttttgacttaaaaaattttttataatttaatccatAACAATTTTCGCATTGAACCCATAAATGTTTGtatttttgatttatattgaaatcattggattctacttcttcatggaagtcggattctacttcttcatggaattctacttcttcatggaattctacttcttcattgaaatcggattccacttcttcattgaaatcggattccacttcttcattgaaatcggattccacttcttcattgaaatcggattccacttcttcattgaaatcagattctacttcttcattgaaatcattggattctacttcttcgtggaattctacttcttcatggaaatcggattctacttcttcatggaagtcggattctacttcttcgtggaattctacttcttcatggaaatcggattccacCTCTTCATGGAAATCATTGAAATTTTTTCTAGTTCTTTTACTAGACCTACCGCTCTCACTACTATTTCTATTTTCAGTACAAATGAAGTTATAAAAGTAACTGTCACTGTAATTGTTGGTACTACCCGAAATAGAACTATTAATACTGACTTCAAAACGAAGATAACTATCAATGCAACTATTAATGTGATTATTCCAACCAGATTGAGTATCATACATGTAATGATAATAGTAGTGATTCTTTTTCTTAGACCCCCTACTCAAATAACTAGAAAGTTTTTTTTCTAGTTCACTCAGAAAAGAACTATCATTGTCAACCTCAAAAATCTGATtttcaatatcaaaatatacAGAGTAACTGTCACCATTACTATCCCTAACTAAAAAAGTGTCATCAGAGATCAAACTCCaaatatccttgatttcaaataAAGAATCAACATTAGTGAAACTATAATTACCACTATGATTCCAACTAGGAATCTTTTTCTTCGTATCGTTCTTCGTATCGTTTAGAATAGGTTGTTCACTTCTACTGGTATGTCCAATACCATCAAGACTATCCATTGATTTACTTAGCCCACACCTAGATTTACTTAGCCCACACCTATGTTCTAACTTCTCGTTAGACAACATCGAACGGAACCACCATTTTCCCATAGAGTCTTTCTACCCcctatttgatgaaatacaatacattcgatggataatcattttactttcactatttgatttcttatcagaattaagcatacgaatctaatcctaatcattaggattgttaattaataacgagtaagtattgaaagaacgagtaagtattgaaagaaATGATTCTCCTTTGTGGGAAGCCGAGGTATCACTTCAatatatattgatagaatctttttataaattttaaaatagaaagacacagctttcttccatgtgatgtacaaattctcatcgaaaatagagatagttgtttatttctataaataaagaataaagaatttgttctcgtataatcaaataattaagtttctattttaacatggaacgaaaaagacaatatataggatgggtaaaggagcctttcccttggcttgatctatggcctgaaactaggagatataaaaaagtccaccaatcccaaggatccataattaatccaatcctatggatccaacaacaaacaatagaagtattgagttgtttagtcttcgatcttatcttgtatatatataggtaagatctgtacatctgtacatataaaagatatatgcaaatacatagtatagaatgctcattctttttttttttattcggcaatcggcccaatcttttttttaggaaaagattgggccgactttaattgcaatcaattaggagaacaaacaggaattactgaattatgcacacttactttttctctttatctAGCTTATCTACTGGTTCGAATTCGAATTTGATCTCTTTCCATACTTCACAAGCAGCGGCTAGTTCAGGGCTCCATTTGCTAGCTTCACGGATAATTTCATTACCTTCACGAGCAAGATCACGTCCCTCATTACGAGCTTGTACACACGCCTCTAAAGCCACCCTATTAGCTACTGCACCAGGTGCATTTCCCCAAGGGTGTCCTAAAGTTCCTCCGCCAAACTGTAGTACGGAATCATCCCCAAAGATTTCGGTCAGAGCAGGCATATGCCAAACATGAATACCCCCTGAAGCCACGGGCAGAACACCTGGC harbors:
- the LOC135662980 gene encoding acetyl-coenzyme A carboxylase carboxyl transferase subunit beta, chloroplastic-like — protein: MGKWWFRSMLSNEKLEHRCGLSKSRCGLSKSMDSLDGIGHTSRSEQPILNDTKNDTKKKIPSWNHSGNYSFTNVDSLFEIKDIWSLISDDTFLVRDSNGDSYSVYFDIENQIFEVDNDSSFLSELEKKLSSYLSRGSKKKNHYYYHYMYDTQSGWNNHINSCIDSYLRFEVSINSSISGSTNNYSDSYFYNFICTENRNSSESGRSSKRTRKNFNDFHEEVESDFHEEVEFHEEVESDFHEEVESDFHEEVEFHEEVESNDFNEEVESDFNEEVESDFNEEVESDFNEEVESDFNEEVESDFNEEVEFHEEVEFHEEVESDFHEEVESNDFNINQKYKHLWVQCENCYGLNYKKFFKSKMNICEQCGYHLKMSSSDRIELSIDPGTWDPLDKDMISIDPIDFRSKEEPYGDRIDSYQRRTGLADAIQTGIGQINGIPVAIGVMDFQFMGGSMGSVVGEKITRLIEYATNRSLPVIIVCASGGARMQEGSLSLMQMAKISSASSNYQSDKKLFYVSILTSPTTGGVTASFGMLGDIIIAEPNAYIAFAGKRVIEQTLKKVIPEGSQVSEYLFHKGLFDPIVPRNLLKGVLGELFQLHGFFPLNPSSKM